The following proteins come from a genomic window of Montipora capricornis isolate CH-2021 chromosome 9, ASM3666992v2, whole genome shotgun sequence:
- the LOC138016194 gene encoding uncharacterized protein: MVNFCAVFGCSNRSNRERDKGYFRIPAIVTRSNAEKQALSIERRATWLSRIRREDLGEDPSEFHRGRSEKRRRSECASALLDLSCHQPSDEIEDEDEDASLIEDSTVKDCQTDITGNYITGLEKENTSLKEKLKMSSLNEDSFKGDNEKVPFYTGLPKWSLLLCLFDFLKNSSPELKSSRGILSPFQKILLGLIRMRLNLSGRDLGYRFGGISEATVSRTFLHVVDALYHRGRDFEILLLFVAHACQRNKRFGMSRG, from the exons ATGGTGAACTTTTGTGCCGTATTTGGTTGTTCAAACCGTTCTAACAGAGAAAGGGACAAAGGCTATTTTCGCATACCTGCAATTGTCACTAGATCGAACGCTGAGAAGCAAGCTTTAAGCATCGAACGTCGAGCAACGTGGCTCTCCAGGATCCGAAGGGAAGATCTTGGGGAAGACCCTAGCGAGTTTCACAGA GGAAGGAGTGAAAAGCGAAGGAGGAGTGAGTGTGCCAGTGCTCTGCTAGACCTGTCTTGTCACCAACCATCAGATGAGattgaagatgaagatgaagatgcgTCCCTTATTGAAGACTCCACAGTGAAAGACTGTCAGACGGATATTACTGGCAATTATATAACAGGCTTAGAGAAGGAAAATACTTCactcaaagaaaaattgaaaatgagCTCCCTCAATGAAGACTCATTCAAAGGAGACAATGAGAAGGTTCCTTTTTATACTGGGCTACCAAAATGGTCACTTTTGTtatgtttgtttgattttctaAAGAATTCTAGTCCAGAACTGAAATCATCAAGAGGCATTTTAAGTCCCTTCCAAAAAATTTTGCTTGGGTTAATTCGCATGAGATTAAATTTGTCAGGGAGGGACTTGGGGTACAGGTTTGGGGGGATTAGTGAGGCCACTGTCTCTCGCACATTTCTACATGTTGTGGATGCACTTTACCATAGGGGCCGAGATTTCGAGATTTTGCTGCTGTTTGTCGCTCATGCATGTCAGCGAAACAAAAGATTCGGCATGTCCAGAGGATAA